Proteins found in one Fulvitalea axinellae genomic segment:
- a CDS encoding tetratricopeptide repeat protein: MGIKSLTLSIVLTLACATVTFAQAGWNWPSDPQLKEKATEENVLYTDYLKQGQYNNCRAPLNWLLRTVPDLNKSLYINGVKIYENLARTEQNAAQKKVFQDSTLLLYDLRIKYYGDEANVLVRKAYSAYKFFYKDKSKNEYLYTLFTKAFEANNNTIPLYLAEPYMNVISRYKKSGGPLTDLQVVDLYDRITAVLAEGRKTSKNPAKIDQAQGRIDELLTKTVEVNCAFIAETLAPKFKKNPTDLRLAQNIFKLALAVKCIELPVFIDAAKVVYQNQPTFGLAKLIGRDLITKKDYDDALKYLDMALPKAEDSEDKADIYMLKASVYYHKQLKTKAREYAFKAVAVDPSRKEAYTFVGNLYFGSYQQCKKGVSKVADRAVFLAAYDMYLKAGDKKGMANAKAQFPSKEELFSYNIDEGSKIKVGCWINVTATVRAR, encoded by the coding sequence ATGGGAATCAAAAGCCTCACCCTGAGCATAGTTCTAACTCTGGCTTGCGCAACGGTCACCTTTGCGCAAGCCGGCTGGAACTGGCCTTCGGATCCGCAACTCAAGGAAAAAGCAACCGAGGAGAACGTACTCTACACCGACTACCTCAAACAAGGCCAGTATAATAATTGCCGCGCGCCGCTTAATTGGCTGTTGCGCACCGTGCCGGACCTCAACAAGTCGTTGTACATCAACGGCGTGAAAATCTACGAAAACTTGGCCCGTACGGAACAGAACGCCGCCCAGAAAAAAGTCTTTCAAGACTCCACCTTATTGCTTTACGATCTCCGAATCAAATATTACGGAGACGAAGCCAATGTCCTTGTACGGAAAGCCTATTCGGCCTACAAGTTTTTTTACAAAGACAAAAGCAAAAACGAATACCTCTACACCTTATTCACCAAAGCTTTCGAAGCCAACAACAACACGATTCCGCTGTATCTGGCCGAACCGTACATGAATGTGATTTCGAGATACAAAAAATCCGGTGGCCCACTTACGGACCTGCAAGTGGTGGATCTCTACGATAGAATCACAGCGGTATTGGCCGAAGGGCGAAAAACCTCAAAGAATCCAGCGAAAATAGACCAAGCCCAAGGCCGAATCGACGAACTGCTCACAAAAACCGTAGAGGTTAACTGTGCGTTCATAGCCGAAACTTTGGCGCCCAAGTTCAAAAAGAACCCGACGGATCTGCGTTTGGCCCAAAACATATTCAAGCTAGCCTTGGCTGTGAAATGCATCGAATTGCCCGTCTTCATTGACGCGGCCAAAGTCGTGTACCAAAACCAACCTACTTTCGGACTCGCCAAACTTATCGGCAGAGACCTGATAACAAAAAAAGATTACGACGACGCACTCAAATACCTGGACATGGCTTTGCCCAAAGCCGAAGACTCCGAAGACAAAGCTGACATTTATATGCTCAAGGCCAGCGTTTACTACCATAAACAGCTAAAGACGAAAGCCCGAGAATACGCTTTCAAAGCCGTGGCTGTCGATCCGTCGCGCAAAGAAGCCTACACCTTTGTCGGCAACCTTTACTTCGGGTCATATCAGCAATGCAAAAAAGGCGTAAGCAAAGTGGCCGACCGGGCAGTGTTTCTGGCCGCCTACGACATGTACCTGAAAGCCGGAGACAAGAAGGGAATGGCCAACGCAAAAGCCCAATTTCCGTCCAAAGAAGAGCTCTTTTCGTACAATATTGACGAAGGCTCGAAAATAAAAGTTGGGTGCTGGATTAACGTAACCGCCACCGTAAGAGCCCGATGA
- a CDS encoding type III pantothenate kinase: MNLCIDIGNTRTKAGLFSNGELVRVITLKKELITQTVKDLNPKKIIFSSVSSETEPLVKSVSEVAPVWTLHHAMPLPFRIAYKTPETLGVDRIAGVAGARHLTDKPALVIDIGTCVTYDIVDAEGTYHGGSISPGLRMRLRAMNHFTERLPLIETGDRVPLTGSTTEDALRSGATHGLRLEIEGIIREYRKKFRDLAVILCGGDSEFFELETESPVMVKPELVLIGLNSILSHNVEANV, translated from the coding sequence ATGAATCTATGTATTGACATAGGGAATACCCGAACAAAAGCCGGTTTATTCTCAAACGGGGAACTCGTTAGGGTTATCACGCTCAAAAAAGAGCTTATTACCCAAACAGTCAAGGATTTGAACCCCAAAAAAATAATATTTTCGTCTGTTTCATCGGAAACGGAGCCACTGGTCAAATCCGTATCGGAAGTAGCGCCCGTCTGGACACTGCATCATGCTATGCCGTTGCCCTTTCGGATAGCTTACAAAACACCTGAGACTTTGGGCGTAGACCGCATCGCCGGCGTAGCCGGAGCCCGGCACTTGACAGACAAGCCGGCCTTGGTTATCGATATTGGCACCTGTGTCACTTATGACATCGTAGACGCTGAAGGCACGTATCACGGGGGTAGCATTTCTCCGGGTTTACGAATGCGCCTCAGGGCCATGAATCATTTCACGGAAAGGTTGCCTCTTATCGAAACAGGCGATCGGGTTCCGCTAACCGGAAGCACTACTGAAGACGCTCTCCGCAGTGGCGCTACGCATGGATTACGCTTAGAAATTGAAGGGATTATTAGAGAATACCGCAAAAAATTCAGAGATTTGGCGGTCATTCTCTGTGGTGGGGACAGTGAGTTCTTTGAGCTTGAAACTGAGTCTCCTGTGATGGTGAAACCTGAATTAGTGTTGATTGGACTTAACTCTATTTTGTCGCATAATGTTGAAGCTAACGTCTAG
- a CDS encoding anhydro-N-acetylmuramic acid kinase — MENISNTVYRVLGLMSGTSLDGLDMALCEFRKGDQGWSYEILAADTAEYDPKFRRMLADLPSQTAEGLAMANVRVGERFGRLAKDFLKRTRKTADFVASHGHTVFHQPDKGLTLQVGAGYPLMVESGLSVMNDFRSLDVALGGQGAPLVPIGDRLLFGKYDFRLNIGGIANVSYEDKEGVTKAFDLVYANMVLNMLAQRQGMEFDRDAVLATQGERIPDLEAKLRKWSFLDEPAPKSLGFERISKELFPLFSDKYKTEDLLRTATEHVSEVLANSITELAKASEKGNATVLVTGGGARNPLLMERLNELLPASIGTVPERGEIIDFKEALIFAFMGALAVSKEVNVLSSVTGAQQNSVSGVMYDIKSLVNNDYISV; from the coding sequence ATGGAAAATATTTCCAATACAGTGTACCGAGTTTTGGGACTTATGTCGGGCACTTCTCTTGACGGTCTCGATATGGCCCTTTGCGAATTCAGGAAGGGAGACCAAGGTTGGTCTTACGAGATTCTGGCGGCGGACACTGCCGAGTATGACCCCAAGTTCAGGAGAATGTTAGCGGATTTGCCGTCGCAAACCGCAGAGGGGTTGGCAATGGCGAATGTGCGTGTCGGGGAGCGATTTGGCCGTTTGGCGAAGGATTTTCTCAAAAGAACCAGAAAGACCGCCGATTTTGTGGCTTCTCACGGGCATACGGTTTTCCATCAGCCGGACAAAGGTTTGACCCTGCAAGTAGGCGCTGGATATCCGCTTATGGTGGAGTCCGGATTAAGCGTAATGAACGATTTCCGGTCGCTTGACGTGGCGCTCGGGGGACAGGGCGCTCCGCTTGTTCCTATAGGGGATCGTCTTCTTTTCGGAAAATATGATTTCCGCCTTAACATAGGAGGCATAGCAAACGTTTCTTACGAGGACAAAGAAGGCGTGACCAAAGCTTTTGATTTGGTTTACGCCAATATGGTGCTCAATATGCTGGCGCAACGCCAAGGGATGGAGTTCGACCGGGACGCCGTTTTGGCGACCCAAGGAGAAAGAATCCCTGACCTTGAGGCCAAGTTGCGCAAATGGTCGTTTCTGGATGAGCCAGCGCCGAAATCGTTGGGTTTCGAACGTATATCCAAGGAATTGTTTCCATTGTTTTCCGATAAATATAAAACGGAAGACTTATTGAGAACGGCTACGGAACATGTATCGGAAGTGTTGGCTAACTCGATTACCGAATTAGCGAAAGCTTCGGAAAAAGGGAACGCAACGGTTTTGGTTACCGGAGGAGGAGCCAGAAACCCTTTATTAATGGAGCGCCTAAATGAGCTGTTACCCGCAAGTATCGGGACGGTTCCCGAAAGGGGTGAAATTATAGATTTCAAAGAAGCCCTGATCTTTGCGTTTATGGGAGCCTTGGCGGTTTCGAAAGAAGTGAATGTTTTGTCTAGCGTGACAGGAGCACAACAAAATTCAGTTTCAGGGGTGATGTACGACATTAAATCCTTAGTTAATAATGATTATATTAGCGTTTGA
- a CDS encoding sodium:proton antiporter has protein sequence MKNILIVFLLACSVIGAVSLPHSAMASAPALAYVSGEAQHASADEEKDKVTEYTEIDQGEAAHHEAPAWMVIPFVVLLLMIATGPLFYEKFWHHNYPKVAVGLATVVVLYYLFVIHNTHAPVHALAEYVQFIALIGSLYIASGGIMIKVDKPGIPMTNVMLLLLGAVISNLIGTTGASMLLIRPFIRLNKGRVRPYHIVFFIFMVSNVGGALTPIGDPPLFLGFLKGVPFGWTLVHNLIPWVVALLVLAAIFYVFDTKNKAQDSDTAEYSGKISLVGTKNFLWLIVIIIAVFIDPNVFEWVPGIEYDGAKISFVRELIMGVAAICSYKFASKEALSGNEFNFEPIREVAFIFIGIFGTMMPALELVGAFAASDAGVQLITHNTLYWGTGFLSGFLDNAPTYLNFLAAAMASQGASISNPAEVSAFAAGAEQFTASVLQLRAISIGAVFFGAMTYIGNGPNFMVRSIAEQSGVKMPSFFAYITRYSLPILVPVLVLTWLFFFAFV, from the coding sequence ATGAAAAATATACTGATTGTTTTTTTATTGGCCTGTTCGGTGATTGGAGCCGTTTCCTTGCCACATTCAGCGATGGCCTCCGCACCAGCTTTGGCTTATGTTTCGGGAGAGGCACAACATGCATCCGCGGACGAGGAGAAGGACAAAGTAACGGAGTATACGGAGATTGACCAAGGAGAGGCCGCGCACCACGAAGCGCCGGCTTGGATGGTAATCCCTTTTGTCGTCTTGTTGCTGATGATAGCCACCGGGCCGCTGTTTTACGAAAAATTCTGGCACCATAACTATCCTAAAGTAGCCGTTGGTTTGGCTACGGTAGTAGTGCTATATTACCTTTTTGTAATCCATAACACGCACGCTCCTGTACACGCATTGGCTGAGTACGTGCAGTTTATTGCGCTGATTGGGTCATTGTATATCGCTTCGGGCGGTATTATGATCAAGGTTGACAAGCCGGGAATACCGATGACCAACGTAATGTTGTTGTTGTTGGGAGCCGTAATTTCCAACCTTATAGGAACCACAGGAGCTTCGATGTTGTTGATCCGTCCGTTTATCCGATTGAACAAAGGTCGTGTACGTCCTTATCACATCGTGTTCTTTATCTTTATGGTAAGTAATGTCGGTGGAGCGCTTACTCCTATCGGTGACCCTCCATTGTTCCTCGGGTTTTTGAAAGGCGTGCCTTTCGGCTGGACTTTGGTTCATAACCTGATTCCTTGGGTAGTGGCATTGTTAGTTTTGGCTGCGATCTTTTATGTTTTCGATACTAAAAACAAAGCGCAGGACAGCGATACCGCTGAATATTCCGGTAAAATTTCGCTTGTCGGAACAAAGAATTTCCTTTGGTTGATCGTGATTATAATCGCCGTTTTCATTGACCCGAACGTATTTGAATGGGTTCCGGGAATCGAGTATGACGGAGCGAAGATTTCATTCGTAAGGGAATTGATTATGGGTGTTGCGGCGATTTGCTCGTATAAATTCGCCAGCAAAGAAGCACTTTCGGGCAATGAATTCAACTTTGAGCCTATCCGTGAGGTTGCGTTTATCTTTATCGGAATCTTCGGGACAATGATGCCTGCCTTAGAATTGGTTGGCGCGTTTGCCGCGTCTGACGCTGGAGTACAGCTGATCACGCACAACACATTGTACTGGGGAACTGGTTTCTTGTCGGGCTTCCTGGATAACGCCCCTACTTACCTCAACTTCTTGGCCGCGGCGATGGCTTCTCAAGGGGCTTCGATTTCGAATCCTGCGGAAGTATCGGCGTTTGCCGCCGGAGCGGAGCAGTTTACGGCTTCGGTATTACAGCTTAGGGCCATTTCGATCGGTGCCGTATTCTTTGGAGCGATGACTTATATCGGAAACGGGCCGAACTTTATGGTACGTTCTATCGCCGAGCAATCTGGCGTGAAGATGCCTTCGTTCTTCGCTTACATCACACGGTACTCATTGCCGATTTTGGTGCCTGTTTTGGTATTGACTTGGTTGTTTTTCTTCGCCTTCGTCTAA
- a CDS encoding DUF6263 family protein produces the protein MKRRLFTVQILFVLAVMISGVAFGIGKGKKALLRLKPKAGTTYITSLNMKMDIEIPGAAQKVVMGMDTKFNIEGVEKNGNVKLDYAFSGMRMEMNMPGAGEIKYDSNDPSTQESPQGQAMHAAMGQMLNKSIGMVLSPRGEALETTSLSEVFPNMPADQLQQFGNSTDNQFIAFPEQAVKVGESWKSEKVVPNPKLPIKMLMTYTLKAIEKNDYVIAVDAKIVPTDENAQMKVDGSFKMDYKLDKKTCWTKGGEGVMDMGITMNANGQNMTINTITDFTISSKIE, from the coding sequence ATGAAAAGACGATTGTTTACCGTTCAGATTTTGTTCGTTTTGGCCGTTATGATTTCTGGGGTGGCTTTCGGTATCGGAAAAGGCAAAAAAGCGCTTTTACGCCTTAAGCCAAAAGCCGGAACCACATACATAACCAGCCTCAATATGAAAATGGATATTGAAATACCTGGTGCCGCGCAAAAAGTGGTTATGGGTATGGATACGAAGTTCAATATCGAAGGTGTGGAGAAAAATGGTAATGTTAAGCTGGACTACGCCTTCTCGGGAATGCGTATGGAAATGAACATGCCTGGCGCAGGCGAAATAAAGTATGACTCTAACGACCCAAGTACTCAAGAGTCTCCGCAAGGACAGGCAATGCATGCGGCTATGGGGCAAATGTTGAATAAGTCTATCGGGATGGTATTGTCTCCAAGGGGTGAAGCACTCGAGACTACCAGTTTGTCGGAAGTATTCCCGAATATGCCTGCAGATCAGTTACAGCAATTCGGAAACAGTACGGACAACCAATTTATAGCATTTCCGGAGCAAGCGGTAAAAGTGGGCGAAAGCTGGAAAAGCGAGAAAGTTGTGCCTAATCCCAAGCTTCCAATAAAGATGCTGATGACTTATACCTTAAAGGCGATCGAAAAGAATGACTATGTCATCGCTGTGGACGCGAAGATAGTTCCAACGGATGAAAACGCTCAGATGAAAGTTGACGGATCGTTCAAAATGGACTATAAGCTTGACAAGAAGACTTGCTGGACCAAAGGTGGCGAAGGCGTAATGGATATGGGAATCACGATGAATGCCAATGGGCAGAATATGACCATCAATACGATTACGGACTTTACTATAAGCTCGAAGATTGAGTAA
- a CDS encoding protein-disulfide reductase DsbD family protein yields the protein MKRSILFLLAMLAGFAGATAQVQEHVKWEFSSKPSTLKAGEEAELVFKAVIDKDWYLYSSDFDPDLGPMVTTFTFDKSDAYELIGGITPINPKKKFDEIFEGDITYFKKEGVFIQKIKVLKDGAQVKGLVEFQVCSDVTNMCVPGDSEFVIGKKAKAEKSAETVTPVASEDTNSKEKPAKKSESLLWFMLTAFGAGLVALLTPCVFPMIPMTVTFFTGQSNGKAKALAFGLSIVTIYTLAGTIVAAFLGPDFNNWLSTHWIPNTFFFVVFMIFALSFLGMFEITLPSSFVNKVDREADKGGYYGALFMGFTIVLVSFSCTGPIVGSLLVASSQGGLQLKPVAGMFAFGMAFALPFTIFAISPKLLDGLPKSGGWLNVVKVVLGFIEIALGFKFLSVADQAYHWGILDRDIYLAIWISVFSVLGFYLLGKLRMPHDSPVEKLPVPRVLLALVNFAFVIYLIPGLWGAPLAGLSGYLPPITTHDFDLLNAIKQNRGEMKEVERIVGCPEPKYEDLLHHPVGIHGYFDYQQALSCAKAQNKPVFIDFTGHGCVNCREMEQRVLSDPKVQRILNEDYVFVSLYVDDKTTLPEKEWYKSKRDGRLKKTIGKQNADFQITQFDNNAQPFYVLVGTDGKELVKPRAYDLSVTGFIEFLESGLTEFEKKKK from the coding sequence ATGAAACGATCCATTCTCTTTCTGCTTGCTATGCTTGCCGGCTTTGCCGGGGCCACAGCCCAAGTCCAAGAGCATGTGAAGTGGGAATTTTCTAGCAAACCCTCAACCCTGAAGGCGGGCGAAGAGGCGGAACTGGTCTTCAAGGCTGTAATCGATAAAGACTGGTACCTGTATTCTTCCGATTTCGATCCGGATTTGGGACCAATGGTGACTACTTTCACCTTTGACAAAAGTGACGCTTACGAGCTTATCGGGGGAATCACACCGATAAACCCGAAGAAAAAATTCGACGAGATATTCGAGGGAGACATTACCTACTTCAAAAAAGAAGGGGTCTTCATTCAAAAAATCAAGGTGCTGAAAGACGGCGCGCAGGTCAAGGGCCTAGTGGAATTCCAAGTATGCTCTGACGTAACAAACATGTGCGTTCCGGGCGATTCCGAATTTGTAATCGGCAAGAAAGCTAAAGCTGAAAAATCAGCCGAAACGGTTACGCCCGTCGCTTCTGAAGACACAAACAGTAAAGAGAAACCAGCCAAAAAGAGCGAATCATTGCTTTGGTTTATGCTTACGGCCTTCGGCGCTGGCCTTGTTGCCTTGCTTACGCCATGCGTATTCCCGATGATCCCGATGACGGTGACGTTCTTTACGGGCCAGTCCAACGGCAAAGCCAAAGCGCTCGCTTTCGGCCTTTCCATTGTGACGATTTACACTTTGGCCGGTACCATCGTGGCGGCTTTCCTCGGGCCCGATTTCAATAACTGGCTCAGTACTCACTGGATTCCCAACACGTTTTTCTTTGTCGTGTTTATGATCTTCGCATTGTCATTCCTCGGAATGTTCGAGATCACTTTGCCTAGCAGTTTTGTGAACAAGGTGGACCGCGAAGCCGACAAAGGCGGATATTACGGGGCGCTATTTATGGGCTTCACCATCGTTTTGGTTTCCTTCTCATGCACGGGACCTATTGTGGGTAGCCTTCTTGTGGCGTCCTCGCAAGGCGGACTGCAACTGAAGCCAGTTGCCGGAATGTTCGCTTTCGGAATGGCGTTCGCGCTTCCGTTCACTATCTTCGCCATTTCTCCGAAGCTTCTTGACGGGTTGCCAAAATCAGGCGGATGGCTCAACGTCGTAAAAGTTGTCCTCGGTTTTATCGAAATCGCCCTCGGTTTCAAATTCCTTTCCGTCGCCGACCAAGCTTACCACTGGGGAATCCTCGACCGCGATATTTATTTGGCCATCTGGATTTCCGTATTCTCGGTTTTGGGATTCTATCTGCTCGGAAAGCTCAGAATGCCACACGATTCTCCTGTAGAAAAACTTCCCGTACCACGGGTACTTCTGGCTTTGGTAAACTTCGCCTTTGTCATTTACCTTATTCCGGGACTTTGGGGAGCGCCTTTGGCCGGACTTTCGGGATATCTTCCGCCAATCACCACTCATGATTTCGATCTGCTCAACGCCATCAAGCAAAATAGGGGAGAGATGAAGGAAGTGGAAAGAATTGTCGGGTGCCCGGAACCAAAATACGAAGACCTCCTTCACCACCCGGTGGGAATCCACGGTTATTTTGATTACCAACAGGCATTGTCTTGCGCCAAAGCCCAAAACAAGCCCGTATTCATCGATTTCACCGGCCACGGTTGCGTAAACTGCCGTGAAATGGAACAGCGCGTACTTTCTGATCCAAAGGTGCAACGCATCCTGAACGAGGACTACGTGTTCGTATCGCTTTATGTGGACGATAAGACCACTTTGCCCGAAAAAGAGTGGTACAAGTCAAAACGTGACGGCCGTTTGAAAAAAACCATCGGTAAACAAAACGCCGATTTCCAAATCACGCAGTTCGACAACAACGCACAGCCTTTCTACGTGCTGGTAGGCACCGACGGAAAAGAATTGGTAAAGCCCCGCGCATATGACCTGAGCGTCACCGGATTTATCGAATTCTTGGAAAGCGGTCTCACCGAATTCGAGAAGAAGAAGAAATAA
- a CDS encoding dipeptidase — MAELTPEHAKSYIEANKDRFLNELFELLRIPSVSADSKFKGDVRQAADYVKAALLKAGADLAEVCETEGHPVVYGEKMIDPSLPTVLVYGHYDVQPADPYELWDSPPFEPVVKDGKIYARGACDDKGQMYMHIKAFETMSKNGGAPYNLKFMIEGEEEIGSENLAVFVEQNKEKLNADLILISDTSIISTEHPSITVGLRGLSYVEIEVTGPNRDLHSGVYGGAVANPINTLCEMIASLKDENNHITIPGFYDKVEELSTAQRDAINKAPFDLSEYKRELGIKDIEGEAGYSTLERTGIRPTLDVNGIWGGYIGEGAKTVLPSKAYAKISMRLVPHQINDEITELFTKHFESIAPDSVTVKVTPHHGGDGVVVPTDSIGYKAAEKAFEDAWGKTPIPTRDGGSIPIVSMFQEVLGLDSILMGFGLDDDAIHSPNEKYGVFNFLKGIETIVRFHQRFAEMKK; from the coding sequence ATGGCTGAATTAACTCCGGAACATGCAAAGTCCTATATCGAGGCTAACAAGGACCGCTTCCTGAACGAGCTATTCGAACTGCTTAGAATTCCATCGGTTAGCGCCGACAGTAAATTCAAAGGCGACGTTCGCCAAGCCGCCGACTACGTGAAAGCCGCTCTGCTGAAAGCCGGTGCCGACCTCGCCGAAGTATGCGAAACGGAAGGCCATCCGGTAGTTTATGGCGAAAAGATGATCGACCCTTCTTTGCCGACCGTTTTGGTTTACGGCCACTACGACGTACAACCGGCCGACCCTTACGAGCTGTGGGATTCGCCTCCGTTTGAGCCGGTAGTAAAAGACGGCAAAATCTACGCCCGTGGCGCCTGCGATGACAAAGGGCAGATGTACATGCACATCAAGGCTTTCGAAACGATGTCCAAAAACGGCGGTGCGCCTTACAACCTCAAATTCATGATCGAAGGCGAGGAGGAAATCGGATCTGAAAACTTGGCCGTTTTTGTAGAACAGAACAAGGAAAAGCTCAACGCCGACCTGATTCTGATCTCGGACACCAGCATTATCTCTACAGAACATCCGTCTATCACCGTGGGCCTCCGCGGACTGAGCTACGTGGAAATAGAAGTTACCGGGCCAAACCGCGACCTTCACTCTGGCGTTTACGGCGGCGCCGTTGCCAACCCGATCAACACGCTCTGCGAAATGATCGCCTCGCTCAAAGACGAGAACAACCACATCACCATCCCCGGTTTCTACGACAAAGTGGAAGAGCTCAGCACCGCCCAGCGCGACGCCATCAACAAAGCGCCGTTCGACCTTTCGGAATACAAGCGCGAACTCGGCATCAAAGATATCGAAGGCGAAGCGGGATATTCTACGCTTGAGCGTACCGGCATCCGCCCGACACTTGACGTAAACGGAATCTGGGGAGGATACATTGGCGAAGGCGCCAAAACGGTGTTGCCGTCTAAGGCTTACGCCAAGATTTCGATGCGTTTGGTCCCGCACCAGATCAACGACGAAATCACGGAACTCTTCACCAAACATTTCGAATCCATCGCTCCGGACTCTGTTACGGTAAAAGTAACTCCGCATCACGGTGGCGACGGCGTAGTGGTTCCGACAGACTCTATCGGCTACAAAGCGGCCGAAAAAGCCTTCGAAGACGCTTGGGGAAAAACGCCGATCCCGACTCGCGACGGCGGTAGCATTCCGATCGTTTCGATGTTCCAGGAAGTGCTCGGTCTTGATTCTATCCTAATGGGATTCGGTCTTGACGACGACGCGATCCACTCTCCAAACGAGAAATACGGGGTATTTAACTTCCTGAAAGGAATCGAGACCATAGTACGATTCCACCAGCGTTTTGCCGAGATGAAAAAGTAA
- a CDS encoding DUF3570 domain-containing protein → MTKGIPLIILFCAICASAFAQSSDTVAYKKRVLDATEIEFLSSYYSQDGDHAAVSGGIGSEKITNTTGAVVLSIPLNDDDVLTLDVGISAYSSASSSNINPLDDGKASPYDASSGASSSDLWAGISATYSHSSDDRNSIWSLKASASTEFDYTSFGFGGGYTRLFNEKNTELSINASVFLDTWKLLYPYELGGPGGDDDSNVKPFDPKDYTITGNPDYNPGFRTLDDDKRNSYAAGIGLSQIFTDRLQGILLVDVIHQSGLLSTPFQRVYFQDKENSYIDDFALADDIERLPSSRLKVATGGRMNYYISEIFVLRTFYRFYSDDWGINSHTANIEMPVRLFGGQFSVTPSYRFYTQTESDHFAPYDQHLSTDEFYTSDYDLSAFDAHQYGLELTYSDILTRYGFGKFKLKDISLSYNSYNRSTEFTASIISFRIKMVLD, encoded by the coding sequence ATGACAAAGGGCATTCCTTTAATCATATTGTTTTGCGCGATATGCGCCAGCGCTTTCGCCCAAAGCTCCGATACCGTCGCCTACAAAAAGCGGGTACTTGACGCCACGGAAATCGAATTCCTGTCCAGCTACTACAGCCAAGACGGCGACCACGCCGCGGTAAGCGGCGGAATAGGTTCCGAGAAAATCACCAACACCACTGGCGCCGTAGTGCTCTCCATTCCGCTCAACGACGATGACGTTCTGACTCTCGACGTCGGTATCTCCGCCTATTCTTCCGCCTCTTCCAGCAACATCAACCCCCTGGACGACGGCAAAGCCTCGCCATACGACGCCAGCTCGGGCGCTTCCAGCAGCGATCTTTGGGCGGGAATATCCGCAACGTACAGCCACAGTTCCGACGACAGAAACTCCATTTGGTCTTTAAAAGCCTCCGCTTCCACCGAGTTCGACTACACGTCTTTCGGCTTCGGCGGCGGATACACTCGGCTCTTCAATGAAAAAAACACAGAACTAAGCATAAACGCCAGCGTCTTTCTCGACACTTGGAAGCTACTTTACCCTTATGAGCTGGGAGGTCCCGGAGGCGACGACGACTCCAACGTAAAACCCTTCGACCCGAAAGACTACACCATTACGGGAAACCCCGATTATAATCCTGGCTTCCGGACTCTCGACGACGACAAACGGAATTCTTACGCCGCGGGAATCGGCCTAAGCCAAATTTTCACCGACAGGCTTCAGGGGATTCTGCTGGTCGATGTTATCCACCAGAGCGGATTGCTTTCCACGCCTTTCCAAAGGGTTTATTTCCAAGACAAAGAAAACTCCTATATCGACGATTTTGCGCTGGCCGACGATATCGAACGCCTTCCCTCAAGCAGACTGAAAGTAGCTACCGGGGGCCGGATGAATTATTATATAAGCGAAATCTTCGTTTTGCGGACTTTCTACCGCTTTTACTCCGACGATTGGGGAATCAATTCCCATACGGCGAATATCGAAATGCCCGTGAGGCTTTTCGGTGGGCAATTTTCCGTCACGCCTTCCTACCGATTCTACACCCAAACCGAAAGCGATCATTTCGCTCCGTATGACCAACACTTATCAACGGACGAATTCTACACATCGGATTATGACCTTTCGGCTTTTGACGCTCACCAATACGGGCTAGAACTCACTTATTCCGATATTCTCACTAGATACGGATTCGGAAAATTCAAACTTAAAGACATTAGCCTGAGCTACAACAGCTATAACCGAAGCACCGAATTCACGGCCAGTATTATTTCATTCAGAATAAAAATGGTTTTGGATTAA
- a CDS encoding DUF4266 domain-containing protein, which yields MRISILCLLTLWALGSCATVKEYEKAMINDPDMELSDRKSNRYITTFHSYREAASGANGGKTGGGCGCN from the coding sequence ATGAGAATATCCATACTTTGCCTGCTCACGCTCTGGGCACTTGGATCCTGCGCTACGGTAAAAGAATACGAAAAAGCCATGATCAACGATCCCGACATGGAATTATCCGACAGGAAATCTAATCGCTATATCACCACTTTCCACTCTTACCGCGAAGCCGCTTCGGGCGCAAACGGTGGAAAAACAGGTGGCGGATGCGGTTGCAACTAG